The genomic segment GTCACCGTGGATCGAGGCCGGCTGCGCTTCTTCGCCAAGGCGATCGGCGAGACGAACCCCGTCTACACAGAGCTCGACGCCGCGATCGCCGCCGGGCATCCGGACCTCCCGGCACCACCGACCTTCCTGTTCTCGATCGAACTCGAAGCACCCGACCCATTCGCATACCTCGCTGCGCTCGGCGTCGACCTGCGCTTCGTGCTGCACGGCGAACAGAGCTTCGTCTATCACCAACCCGCCTACCCCGGTGACGAGCTCGTGGCGCACCCGCGCATCACCGATGTGTACACCAAAAAGGCTGGCGCACTGGAGTTCATCGCCAAGGAAACGACCGTGACCCGCATCGACGGAACACCGATCGCCGACCTGCGATCGGTGATCGTCGTCCGCAACCCGGAAGGCAGCGCATGACAGTCACCGATCCCATCGCCGTCGGCACCGAGCTGCCGCCGCTGACGGTGCCACCAATCTCTCGGTTGACGTTGGCCCTGTTCGCCGGCGCGTCCGGGGATCACAACCCGATACACGTGGATCTCGACGCCGCGAAATCGGCTGGGATGCCGGACGTGTTCGCCCACGGAATGCTGTCGATGGCCTATCTGGGGCGGCTGCTGACCAACTGGGTCCCGCAGGAGAACCTGCGCTCATTTCGGGTCCGGTTCGCTTCGATCACCCCCGTGCACGGCCAACCCACCTGCAGCGGCCGCGTCAGCGCGATCCAGGAGGTTGACGGTGAGAAGCGCGCGACCGTCGACCTCACCGTCACCCTCGCCGACGGCACCGTCACGCTGTCCGGCGACGCCGTCATTGCCATCAACTGAAAGGTTTTGTGAGACATGGGAAAACTACCCGGCAAGGTGGCCGTCATCTCGGGCTCGGGGCGAGGAATCGGGCGTGAAATCGCGCTCAAACTCGCCGCCGAAGGCGCGTCGGTTGTCGTCAACGACCTGGACGCGGACCCCGCGACCGAGACGGTCACCGCCATCGAAGCCGCCGGCGGCCGTGCCGTCGCGTGCGTCGGCAGCGTCACCGACGAGAACTTCGGCGAGCGGTTCGTCCAGACGGCGATGGATGCCTTCGGCGGGCTGGACATCATCGTCAATAACGCCGGCTACACCTGGGATTCGGTGATTCAAAAGATGACCGACGAGCAGTGGGATGCCATCCTCGACGTTCATCTCAAGGCCCCTTTTCACATCCTGCGGGCCGCACAACCGGTGATCAGCCAACTGGTCAAGGGCGCCACGGAATCCGGGCAACCGGTCGGCTGCCGCAAGGTGGTCAACATCTCCTCATTGGCCGGCGTCGGTGGCAACGCGGGGCAGGCGAACTATGCCGCCGCCAAGGCCGGCGTGATCGGATTGACGAAGGCGCTGGCCAAGGAGTGGGGCCGCTACAACGTCACGGTCAACAGCGTCGCGTTCGGATTGATCAAGACCCGACTCACCGAAACACCGGCCGACGGTGACGGAACCATCACCGTGCGCGGCCAGGAGATCAAGGTCGGCGTCAACCCCGGCCTGCTGGCCACCATGGAGCAGGCGATTCCGCTCGGCCGTGCCGGCACACCCGCGGAGGCGGCCGGCGCCGTCTATCTGCTGTGCACCCCCGAGTCGGACTACATCAGCGCCCAAACACTGGTCTGCGGAGGCGGATTCAACTTCTAGCCGACCACGTGCGAAATCCAGGCGGCCGCGACATCCATGAAGTCAGGGTGGTTGAAGAGCTCGGCCTGAGCCTGCGCCTCGATCTCGTCGACCGCGCAGGCGAAGTCGGCGGTCTCGGCGAACCGCAGTGTTCGTTTGACTGAGCGGATGGTGCGCCCCGGTGCCCTGACCACATCCGTCGCCAGCCGCAACGTTTCGGCACGGGCGTCGTCGACGACGGCCGACACCGCACCGATCTTCTCGGCTTCGCGCGCGTCGATGATCTTCGCGCTCATCAGCAGCTCCAGCGCGCGGTCCCTACCGACAGCTGCCGGCAAGGTTTTGGATAGCCCGTAGTCCGGGCCGAGCCCCATGCGGGCGAAGGTCGCGCCGAACCGGGCCGACCTCGCGGCAATACGGATGTCGCAAGCCAGGACCAATCCCCAACCGGCACCGGCGGCCGGGCCGTTGACCGCCGCGATCGTCAGCTGCGGCATCCCGTGCAGCGTCATCACCGGCCGGCTGACGTCTTTCATCATCGCGACCGTCGAGTCGGACTCCGCGAGCACCGACAGGATGCTCATGTCGGCACCCGAGCAGAAGCCTCGGCCGGCGCCGGTCAGGATCACCACGTGGACGTCGTCATCTCCGGCGAGTCGGGTGAACGCAACGTCCAGTTCCGCCATCAGCTCCTCGTCGAGCGCGTTGAGCAGCTCCGGGCGATTCAGCTCCACCACCGCGATGTGGTCGGCAGGTGTGGCGATACGGACGACGTCGGTGGTCATGGTCCTCAGGCTAGACTAGTGCAACTTCACTTGAACCAATCTATTCCTGCTATGCCACGGATATACCAGCCGTAGGGAAGCTACTATCATTCACTTAGGCTGCTACAGCAGCGGTGCTCGAAGGAGGTTTCATGGCCAGTGCGCCCGTTGTCAGCAGTGTGCGATCGCCCCGGCGGCGGGGATTGAGCCTGCAGACCCATGACCACGCCGAGGTCGCCGACATCGTCGCTACCGCGCGCGGCCGCTATCCCGGCATCGGCCCGGCCGACGTCGTCGAGGACTGTGCCGACGCACTCGCCGCCCTCGATGCGGTGTGGCAGGCCGCCGTCCACGCCTTGACCGCGGCGACACCGGCCGACCCACACGACATCGACCTGCTGTCCCGGGTGAAGTCGGCACTCACCCGCATCCACTCCCGCGAGGTCGAACGAGTCGACCATGCGCTGGCCGGCCTTCGTGACGCAACCGCGGAGCTCGACCAGATCGACGACCCTGCCCATCTGCTCGACCGCGCCGCAATCGCGGCCACCACCCTCGGATTCGACAGGGCGATGATCTCGTCGGTGAGCGACGGCCGATGGGTGCCCGTCGCAGGACACATCGAACGCGATCCCACCTGGGCTTCGCAGATTGTGGCGGCAGGACAAGAGCACCCCGAAGTCATCGACGCAGCGCTGCCCGAGGCCGAAATGCTGCGCAGGTTGCGGCCGATCCTCGTCGACGACGCACACAGACTGCCGCGCTGTTATGCCACCATCATCGACATCTCCAAGGGCCAACGGTACATCGCTGCGCCAATCATCTCCTGCCGCAACGTGATCGGCTTCGTTCACGCCGACGCGTTCTACCGGAAGCGCCGATTCGTCAACAGCGACATTCGCCTACTCGGACTGTTCGGTGAATACCTCGGGTCCACGATGTCACGCCTGATGATGCTCGACGAACTACGGGCGCTGCGCGTCCAGGCCGACGGCATCACATCCCGAATCACCGAACTGGAGCGCAGCTGGTCCGGTCGTACCTACCGCCGCCCGTCGCTGTTCCGCGGCGCGCTCGACGCAGCGGGACCACCCAGCCCGGGCCGGGCCACCGCGGCCAGCGTCCTGACCCGTCGAGAACTCGAGGTGCTCGGATTGGTCGCAAGCGGTGCCACCAATGCACGGATCGCGCGGGCACTGACCATCTCAGAGGGAACGGTCAAGGGCCACATGAAGCACATCTTCCGCAAGCTCGGTACCGCCAACCGTGCCGAGGCGGTGTCGTACTGGTTGCAGGTGTCTGCGTGACCAAGATGTCCGATCGGCAGGCAAACAGGCCCTTTTGGGGGGATGCCGGCACAGGTCGGCACCTTCGACACTGAAGGCCGACGCAACCGCGCGCACTGGAGGCACCATGCACATCGAGGGCATTCTTCCCGCCACCTCCGGACAACAAGCCCGACTATTGCGACATCGAGGTATCGAGCAAGTCGTTCTGGGCCCGTCCGGCCCTGGAGATGGACGAGGTGTTCGCCCAGCTCCGCGCCGAGCAGCCGGTGTCCTGGCAGCGTCCCATCGAAGGTGCCGTGGTGCCCGACCCCGACGATCCCGGCTTTTGGGCCGTCGTGCGACACGCCGACATCAAGCGGGTCAGCCACGACAACCAGACCTTCGTCTCCGGGCAGGGCGTGTTCTTCGACAGGCTGCCCCCATTGTTCCTGGAGATGGCGCTGTCCTTCCTCGCGATGGACCCACCGAGGCACGACCAGTTGCGCCGGCTGGTCAGCAAGGCCTTCACCCCGCGCCAGATCAGACGCATCGAGGACAAAATCGAGCTGGCGGCCAAGCAGATCATCGACGATATCGCGACCGATCCGTCGGGTGAGATCGAGTTCATGGATCGCTGCGCGAGCCTTCTGCCCGTACGGATGTTCTGTGAGATGTTCGGCGTACCAGAGCATCTCGAAGAAGCGACCGTCAAACACGTCATCGGTTCGGTGTCATGGGCCGACGAGGAGTATCTGGCTGGACGCAGCGCCGCCGAAGTGCAACTCGAGTCAATCGCCGGGTTGCACCAGGTGGCCAAGGAGATCATCGACCTGCGCCGCCGTGAACCCGGCGACGACATCATTTCCTCGATGACGCAGGCCGAGATCGACGGGCAGAAGCTGACGGACTTCGAAATCGCGTCGTTCTTCTGCCTGCTGTCCGGAGCGGCCACCGACACCACCAAGACCACCCTCGGCCACGCGGTACGGGCACTGTCGCTCTTCCCCGATCAGCGAACGTGGCTGCTCGACGACTTCGACGCACGCATCGGCACCGCCATCGAGGAGTTCATCCGCTGGGCGACACCGCTACTCACCTTCAGCCGCACCGCCGTCGTCGAAACCGAACTCGGTGGCCAGACGATCATGCCGGGCGACAAAGTGGTGATGATCTATCTGGCAGGCAATTTCGACGCCGACGCCTTCGACCGCCCCCGGGCATTCGATCTGTCCCGCTCCCCCAATCCTCATGTGAGCTTCGGCGGAGGCGGCATACACTACTGCCTGGGTGCCAACCTGGCCCGGTCGATGCTCCGGGCCGAAACACGGGAGTTGTTGATGCGCATACCCGAATTCGAGACCGGCGAGCCAGACCTGTTGGGTACCAACTTCATCCACGGCGTCAAACGCCTGCCGTTCCGGTTCACGCCGCAATGACCACCGGCATGTACCTGACGCAGGGCCTGCACCGGGCCGTGCGGGCCACGCCGCACGACACGATGACGATCTGCGCCGGGCGGGTCCGGACGTTCGCCGAGGTCGCCGACCGGGTGGCCCGACTGGCCGGCGCCCTTCACACACTCGGCGTCAGCACGGGTGACCGCGTCGGGATCCTGTCGCTGAACTCCGATCGCTATTCCGAGTATCTGCTCGCCACGCCGTGGGCCGGCGCCGTGCTGAACCCGATCAACATCCGCTGGAGCGCCGCCGAAATCGCCTACAGCCTGCGCGACTCCGACACCCGCGCCCTGCTGATCGATGACACGTTCCTCCCGTTGCTTCCCGAATTACGGTCGCAAGTCCCGGATTTGGCGCATGTCATTCACTGCGGTGACGGCGATGCGCCGGAGGGACTGCTGAGCTATGAGGAGCTGGTGGCGGCCAGCGACCCGGTGCCCGACGCGCACCGCTGCGGGTCGGATCTGGCGGGCCTGTTCTACACCGGCGGTACCAGCGGGCATCCGAAGGGCGTCATGCTGACCCACGACAACCTGATGACGTCGGCGCTGGGCTGCCTGGCGTCAGGGTTGTTCCTCACATCGGGCGGGCCGCTGCTGCACGCCGCGCCGATGTTCCATCTGGCGGATCTGGCGATCTGGACGGCGCAGGTCTGTCGGGGCGGTACGCATGTCTTCATCCCGGCATTCCGGCCTGACTGGGTGCTCGAAGCGATGCAGCAGCACCGGATCACCGATCTACTGCTGGTGCCGACGATGGTGCAGATGCTGGTCGACGATCCGGCCTTGTCCGCTTACGACAGCAGCAGTGTGCGGGCCGTGTTGTACGGCGGTTCGCCGATCTCGGCCGCGCTGTTGGAGCGGGCGGCGCAGCGGCTGCCGACGGCGGAGTTCGTGCAGGCTTACGGCATGACCGAGGTGTCGCCGGTCGCCACTTTGCTGGCGCCGGCCGACCACGCCGACCCGGTGCTGCGCCGCTCCGGTGGGCGCGCCGCCCCGCACTCGGAGGTACGCATCGTCGGAGAGGACGACACCGAGTTGCCGCGCGGCGAGGTCGGTGAGATCACCGTGCGGGGCGCACACGTGATGGCCGGCTACTGGAACAAGCCCGATGAGACCGCGGCCGCTCTGCGCGGCGGCTGGATGCATACCGGCGACGCCGGCTACATGGACGCGCGCGGCTACGTGTTCGTCGTCGACCGCATCAAGGACATGATCGTGTCCGGCGGAGAGAACGTGTACTCCGTCGAGGTGGAGAACGCGCTGGCCCGCCACCCCGCCGTGGCCACCTGCGCCGTCATCGGGGTGCCGGACGAACGCTGGGGAGAACGAGTGCACGCCGTCGTGGTTCTCACCAGCGGGGAGCAAGCGAGCGGTGACGAGCTCCGAGAGTTCTGCAAGACGCTCATCGGCGGGTACAAGATTCCCCGCAGCTTCGAGGTCGTCGACGCGCTGCCGGTGTCGGCGGCGGGCAAGGTGCTCAAGCGGGAACTGCGGGCCAAGTTTTGGACGGACTCGGACCGCTCGGTCAGCTGAGCATCAGCAGCGCGTCAGGTCCCGATCGACGATCTTGGGGCGCTTCGGCGCCTCTGGCCGCAGCTGGTCGAGAGCCAGCATCAGACCCCCGACCGCGCCGGACAGCTGCGCGACGACGAGCTCAGGCACCCCTCGGTGTACGGGCCGCTGACGACTGCTGATCTTCATGGCGTAGGGGGTACCCAGCGCTTGCAATTGCAAGCGTGATGGCCCACCACTACTTGGTCAGCGCGATGTACTTGGTGTCCAGGTACTCCTCGATGCCTTCGGTGCCGCCCTCGCGACCGAAGCCGGATTCCTTGACCCCGCCGAACGGCGCGGCCGGGTCGGAGATCACGCCGCGGTTGACGCCGACCATGCCCGACTCGATGGCCTCGGCCACCCGCAGTGCCCGGTCCAGCGACTCGGTGTAGATGTAGGACGCCAGTCCGTATTCGGTGGCATTGGCCGCGGCGACGCCGTCTTCCTCGGTGTCGAAGCCGATGATCGGCGCGACGGGTCCGAACACCTCCTCGGTGAGGATGCGGGCGTCGGCCGGGATGTCGGTGAGGACCGTGGCCGGGTAGAAGTTGCCGGGGCCGCCGGGCGCCTCACCGCCGAGCGCGACCGTCGCGCCCTTCTCCACGGCGTCGTTGACGAGTTCCTGAACCTTGGCCAGCTGCTTGGTGTTCACCAGCGGGCCGAGCTTGGCCGACGGGTCGAGCCCGTTGCCCAGATTGACCTCGGCCATCCGCTTGACGAACTTGTCGGTGAACTCGCCGATCACCGCGTTGGCGACGTGGATCCGGTTGGCCGCCGTGCACGCCTCACCGCCGTTGCGCATCTTGGCCAGCATGGCGCCGTCGACCGCCGCGTCGATGTCGGCGTCGTCGAAGACCACAAACGGCGCGTTACCGCCGAGCTCCATCGACGTGCGCAGCAGCTTGTCCGCCGACTGGGCCACCAGCGCCTTGCCGACGCCGGTGGAACCGGTGAAGGTCAGCTTGCGCAGCCGGCCGTCGTCGATCAGCGCCTTGGTGACATCACCGGGATGGCTGGTGGGAAGGATCGACAGCACACCCTCGGGCAGGCCGGCCTCGGCCATCAGCTTGGCCAGCAGCAGCATGGTCAGCGGCGTCTCCTGAGCCGGCTTGACGATCATCGTGCAGCCGGCCGCGAATGCGGGCCCGATCTTGCGGGTTCCCATGGCCAGCGGGAAGTTCCACGGCGTGATCGCGTAACAGGGGCCGACGGGTTGCTTTGTGACGATGATCCGTCCGGTGCCTGCCGGGGACGGCGTGTAGCGGCCGCCGATGCGGACCGCCTCCTCGGCGAACCAGCGGAAGAACTCCGCGCCGTACTTGACCTCGCCCATGGACTCGGCGACGACCTTGCCCATCTCCAGAGTCATCAGTGTCGCGAGATCGTCGGCGCGGTCGATGATCGTCTCGAACACCGAGCGCAGGATCTCACCGCGATCCCGGGCCGGGGTGGCCGCCCACTCGGCCTGGACCGCACACGCTGCGTCGAGCGCGGCGATGGCGTCCTCGGCCGTCGCGTCGGCGACCGTCGCGATGACCTTGTCGTTCGACGGGTCGAAGACCTCGAAGGTCGACGAGCCCTTGCGCTCTTCACCGCCAATCCACAATCCCGTGGGAACCGACGACAACAGCCGTTCAATGTCTGGGGTGCTCATACCTCCATCATGTACACCTTTGGACACCTCGTCACACTAGGGTCGAACGAATGACTGGAGACATTTCCGCAACCGGAGAATGGAACGCGCTGCGTCGCCACCACGACCAGATCGCCGGGAAGACGCTCCGCGAACTTTTCGACGAAGATCCTGACCGCGGCCGCGAGCTCACGCTGACCGTCGGCGACCTGTACATCGACTACAGCAAGCACCGCGTCACCCGGGAGACGCTGTCGCTGCTGGTCGATCTCGCCCGCGCCGCCAACCTCGAACAGCACCGCGATGCGATGCTGTCCGGCCAGCACATCAACACCTCCGAGGACCGTGCGGTGCTGCACACCGCGCTGCGATTGCCGCGCGACGCCGATCTGGAGGTCGACGGCCAGAACGTCATCGCCGACGTGCACGAGGTGCTCGACCGCATGGGCGACTTCACCGACCGGCTGCGCAGCGGCGAGTGGACCGGCGCCACCGGTGAGCGGATCAAGACCGTCGTCAACATCGGCATCGGTGGGTCGGACCTGGGCCCGGTGATGGTGTATCAGGCGTTGCGGCATTATGCCGATGCCGGCATCTCGGCACGGTTCGTCTCCAACGTGGACCCGGCCGACCTGGTTGCCAAGCTCGACGGACTCGAGCCCGCCACAACGCTTTTCATCGTCGCGTCGAAGACGTTCTCGACGCTGGAGACCTTGACCAACGCGACGGCAG from the Mycolicibacterium crocinum genome contains:
- a CDS encoding MaoC family dehydratase, which translates into the protein MTVTDPIAVGTELPPLTVPPISRLTLALFAGASGDHNPIHVDLDAAKSAGMPDVFAHGMLSMAYLGRLLTNWVPQENLRSFRVRFASITPVHGQPTCSGRVSAIQEVDGEKRATVDLTVTLADGTVTLSGDAVIAIN
- a CDS encoding enoyl-CoA hydratase/isomerase family protein, with product MTTDVVRIATPADHIAVVELNRPELLNALDEELMAELDVAFTRLAGDDDVHVVILTGAGRGFCSGADMSILSVLAESDSTVAMMKDVSRPVMTLHGMPQLTIAAVNGPAAGAGWGLVLACDIRIAARSARFGATFARMGLGPDYGLSKTLPAAVGRDRALELLMSAKIIDAREAEKIGAVSAVVDDARAETLRLATDVVRAPGRTIRSVKRTLRFAETADFACAVDEIEAQAQAELFNHPDFMDVAAAWISHVVG
- a CDS encoding NAD-dependent succinate-semialdehyde dehydrogenase, whose product is MSTPDIERLLSSVPTGLWIGGEERKGSSTFEVFDPSNDKVIATVADATAEDAIAALDAACAVQAEWAATPARDRGEILRSVFETIIDRADDLATLMTLEMGKVVAESMGEVKYGAEFFRWFAEEAVRIGGRYTPSPAGTGRIIVTKQPVGPCYAITPWNFPLAMGTRKIGPAFAAGCTMIVKPAQETPLTMLLLAKLMAEAGLPEGVLSILPTSHPGDVTKALIDDGRLRKLTFTGSTGVGKALVAQSADKLLRTSMELGGNAPFVVFDDADIDAAVDGAMLAKMRNGGEACTAANRIHVANAVIGEFTDKFVKRMAEVNLGNGLDPSAKLGPLVNTKQLAKVQELVNDAVEKGATVALGGEAPGGPGNFYPATVLTDIPADARILTEEVFGPVAPIIGFDTEEDGVAAANATEYGLASYIYTESLDRALRVAEAIESGMVGVNRGVISDPAAPFGGVKESGFGREGGTEGIEEYLDTKYIALTK
- a CDS encoding LuxR C-terminal-related transcriptional regulator, giving the protein MASAPVVSSVRSPRRRGLSLQTHDHAEVADIVATARGRYPGIGPADVVEDCADALAALDAVWQAAVHALTAATPADPHDIDLLSRVKSALTRIHSREVERVDHALAGLRDATAELDQIDDPAHLLDRAAIAATTLGFDRAMISSVSDGRWVPVAGHIERDPTWASQIVAAGQEHPEVIDAALPEAEMLRRLRPILVDDAHRLPRCYATIIDISKGQRYIAAPIISCRNVIGFVHADAFYRKRRFVNSDIRLLGLFGEYLGSTMSRLMMLDELRALRVQADGITSRITELERSWSGRTYRRPSLFRGALDAAGPPSPGRATAASVLTRRELEVLGLVASGATNARIARALTISEGTVKGHMKHIFRKLGTANRAEAVSYWLQVSA
- a CDS encoding MaoC family dehydratase N-terminal domain-containing protein, whose product is MAVDPGVIGTQLPTTTVTVDRGRLRFFAKAIGETNPVYTELDAAIAAGHPDLPAPPTFLFSIELEAPDPFAYLAALGVDLRFVLHGEQSFVYHQPAYPGDELVAHPRITDVYTKKAGALEFIAKETTVTRIDGTPIADLRSVIVVRNPEGSA
- a CDS encoding acyl-CoA synthetase, encoding MTTGMYLTQGLHRAVRATPHDTMTICAGRVRTFAEVADRVARLAGALHTLGVSTGDRVGILSLNSDRYSEYLLATPWAGAVLNPINIRWSAAEIAYSLRDSDTRALLIDDTFLPLLPELRSQVPDLAHVIHCGDGDAPEGLLSYEELVAASDPVPDAHRCGSDLAGLFYTGGTSGHPKGVMLTHDNLMTSALGCLASGLFLTSGGPLLHAAPMFHLADLAIWTAQVCRGGTHVFIPAFRPDWVLEAMQQHRITDLLLVPTMVQMLVDDPALSAYDSSSVRAVLYGGSPISAALLERAAQRLPTAEFVQAYGMTEVSPVATLLAPADHADPVLRRSGGRAAPHSEVRIVGEDDTELPRGEVGEITVRGAHVMAGYWNKPDETAAALRGGWMHTGDAGYMDARGYVFVVDRIKDMIVSGGENVYSVEVENALARHPAVATCAVIGVPDERWGERVHAVVVLTSGEQASGDELREFCKTLIGGYKIPRSFEVVDALPVSAAGKVLKRELRAKFWTDSDRSVS
- a CDS encoding SDR family NAD(P)-dependent oxidoreductase is translated as MGKLPGKVAVISGSGRGIGREIALKLAAEGASVVVNDLDADPATETVTAIEAAGGRAVACVGSVTDENFGERFVQTAMDAFGGLDIIVNNAGYTWDSVIQKMTDEQWDAILDVHLKAPFHILRAAQPVISQLVKGATESGQPVGCRKVVNISSLAGVGGNAGQANYAAAKAGVIGLTKALAKEWGRYNVTVNSVAFGLIKTRLTETPADGDGTITVRGQEIKVGVNPGLLATMEQAIPLGRAGTPAEAAGAVYLLCTPESDYISAQTLVCGGGFNF
- a CDS encoding cytochrome P450, producing the protein MDEVFAQLRAEQPVSWQRPIEGAVVPDPDDPGFWAVVRHADIKRVSHDNQTFVSGQGVFFDRLPPLFLEMALSFLAMDPPRHDQLRRLVSKAFTPRQIRRIEDKIELAAKQIIDDIATDPSGEIEFMDRCASLLPVRMFCEMFGVPEHLEEATVKHVIGSVSWADEEYLAGRSAAEVQLESIAGLHQVAKEIIDLRRREPGDDIISSMTQAEIDGQKLTDFEIASFFCLLSGAATDTTKTTLGHAVRALSLFPDQRTWLLDDFDARIGTAIEEFIRWATPLLTFSRTAVVETELGGQTIMPGDKVVMIYLAGNFDADAFDRPRAFDLSRSPNPHVSFGGGGIHYCLGANLARSMLRAETRELLMRIPEFETGEPDLLGTNFIHGVKRLPFRFTPQ